A single Pseudodesulfovibrio aespoeensis Aspo-2 DNA region contains:
- a CDS encoding 4Fe-4S dicluster domain-containing protein, with product MEISRRLFMGALGVAGVAATTPRDAQAWQSKAPPDPYGCLVDLTRCVGCRKCEQACSEVNSLPALAVRFDDLTILDIKRRPEHDSFTVINRHYSGRLDDNDKPVPTYVKVQCMHCQDPACVSACITGALTKKENGTVHYDVDKCIGCRYCMAACPFEIPAYEYHEPITPRVRKCTFCYERIEKEGGKPGCASICPVEAITFGKRSQLLTLAHTRIDSDPARYVDHVYGESEVGGTSWLYVSGVDFEKVGFQKLPSQPMPKITETIQHSLFSYLWSPLVLFGVLGGIMRLTSRKSDKEANHES from the coding sequence ATGGAAATATCACGAAGGTTATTCATGGGCGCACTTGGGGTTGCGGGAGTGGCCGCCACTACCCCAAGGGATGCTCAGGCATGGCAATCCAAGGCCCCGCCGGACCCCTATGGCTGTCTGGTCGATCTGACCCGCTGCGTGGGCTGCCGCAAGTGCGAACAGGCCTGCTCGGAAGTCAACAGCCTGCCTGCGTTAGCCGTCAGGTTCGACGACCTGACAATTCTGGACATCAAGCGCCGTCCCGAGCACGACAGCTTCACGGTGATCAACCGCCATTATTCGGGGCGGCTGGACGACAACGACAAGCCTGTGCCCACCTATGTCAAGGTGCAGTGCATGCACTGTCAGGATCCTGCGTGCGTCTCGGCGTGCATCACCGGGGCGCTCACAAAGAAAGAGAATGGCACGGTCCATTACGATGTCGACAAGTGTATCGGCTGCCGCTACTGCATGGCGGCCTGCCCCTTCGAGATCCCGGCCTACGAATATCACGAGCCGATCACGCCCAGGGTGCGCAAATGCACCTTCTGTTATGAACGCATTGAAAAGGAAGGGGGCAAGCCCGGTTGCGCCTCCATCTGCCCGGTGGAGGCGATCACCTTTGGCAAGCGCTCGCAACTGCTGACCCTGGCCCATACGCGCATCGACAGCGATCCGGCCCGATACGTGGACCACGTCTACGGCGAATCGGAAGTCGGCGGCACGAGCTGGCTGTATGTCTCGGGCGTGGACTTTGAGAAGGTCGGCTTTCAGAAGCTGCCCAGCCAGCCCATGCCCAAGATCACTGAGACCATTCAGCATTCGCTGTTCAGCTATCTCTGGTCACCCCTGGTCCTGTTCGGCGTACTGGGAGGAATCATGCGCCTCACATCCCGCAAATCCGACAAGGAGGCGAACCATGAGTCATAA
- a CDS encoding (Fe-S)-binding protein yields MAGECILCGKCLEVCPLLAATGREELGPRAKADLCALLAGDESLLASADVARLAGLCLGCGRCATVCSQGVDVPGLVAGLRAAHPDFKGWLWKTWLTHAKTLWPAGSAAARLVPESLRPDRFGPLLKMLAGLGAGPGLTPTLAPFLTPTSFPGTHRGERMLLFAGCTATLVRQQWLAAARSLLDGLGVDIQSGDFRCCGGGLKTAGFVDEARAMALHNIAVWRGAGRPKVVTFCVSCLSGLRGYDALFGDPAEAEVWRNSMTTLSILAKDTDFVISGAVPAQIAYHRPCHAHGADSDFLLLKAALGDRLVASTDRQCCGFGGVMSLGAPELADRVNARCWDQLAGAELVLTGCSACVARLAATAPQGVAVGHWLETVEIT; encoded by the coding sequence GTGGCGGGCGAGTGCATCCTGTGCGGCAAGTGCCTTGAGGTCTGTCCGCTGCTGGCCGCCACTGGGCGCGAGGAGCTGGGGCCGCGCGCCAAGGCGGACCTGTGCGCGCTCCTGGCCGGGGATGAGTCCCTGCTGGCCTCGGCAGACGTGGCCCGGCTGGCCGGGCTGTGTCTGGGCTGTGGCCGCTGCGCGACCGTCTGCTCCCAGGGCGTGGACGTGCCCGGTCTGGTGGCCGGGCTGCGGGCTGCGCACCCGGATTTCAAGGGCTGGCTGTGGAAGACGTGGCTGACCCATGCCAAGACGCTCTGGCCTGCGGGTTCCGCTGCGGCCCGACTCGTCCCGGAATCGTTGCGGCCCGACAGGTTCGGCCCCTTGCTCAAGATGCTGGCCGGGCTTGGGGCCGGGCCGGGGCTGACTCCGACCTTGGCCCCGTTCCTGACGCCGACCTCCTTTCCCGGCACCCACCGGGGCGAGCGGATGCTCCTGTTCGCGGGCTGCACAGCCACCTTGGTGCGCCAGCAATGGCTGGCCGCTGCCCGCAGCCTGCTCGACGGGCTGGGCGTGGACATCCAGTCCGGAGATTTCCGCTGTTGCGGCGGCGGGTTGAAGACCGCCGGATTCGTGGACGAGGCGCGGGCCATGGCCCTGCACAACATCGCGGTCTGGCGCGGGGCGGGCAGGCCGAAGGTGGTGACGTTCTGCGTGTCCTGCCTGTCCGGGCTGCGGGGGTACGACGCGCTCTTCGGCGATCCCGCCGAGGCCGAGGTCTGGCGGAACTCCATGACAACGTTATCAATTCTTGCAAAGGATACCGACTTCGTGATATCCGGGGCCGTCCCGGCGCAGATCGCCTATCACCGCCCCTGCCATGCGCATGGCGCGGACAGCGACTTCCTGTTGCTGAAAGCCGCCCTGGGCGACCGTTTGGTCGCGTCCACGGACCGGCAGTGCTGCGGGTTCGGCGGGGTCATGTCCCTTGGCGCGCCGGAGCTGGCCGACCGGGTCAACGCCCGGTGTTGGGACCAACTGGCCGGGGCCGAACTGGTCCTGACCGGCTGCTCGGCCTGCGTGGCGCGGCTGGCCGCCACCGCGCCCCAGGGCGTGGCCGTGGGCCACTGGCTGGAGACTGTCGAAATCACATAA
- a CDS encoding FAD-binding oxidoreductase, translated as MTEYATFLTAAHAAFLRDLFPGDGCVLSPEGLAAFSTDASRERAMPWAVVRPQGRAQVVELLRWADAERMPVYGRARGTGRVGGAVPSLGGVVVSMLRMAGEPVVDADDFVAVVQPGVITADLQAACAAKGLFYPPDPASVRFSTIGGNVATCAGGLRAVKYGVTRDWVLGIEAVLPGGRVLRAGGRSHKDVVGLDLTRLFVGSNGRLGLMTEIIVKLIPLPETSASALVGFADLASSLAGAGAVFRAGVLPSACEFMDQGTLEAVRMGPGGDCIPLAQGARAALLFKLDGTGPGVAAEMDRLIAALAPLGPVSVEVGRGEAEEAVWAVRRSVSPATFRIAPDKLAEDIAVPRGRVAEAVERARRIGQAHGLTVLCFGHLGDGNIHVNIMHDRSQPGVADAAHRAADEIFRLAVELGGTISGEHGTGLTKASFADEQLGRDAVELMRGVRRVFDPHEIMNPGKGW; from the coding sequence ATGACTGAATATGCCACTTTCTTGACCGCTGCCCACGCGGCGTTTTTGCGCGACCTGTTCCCTGGGGACGGGTGTGTCCTGTCGCCCGAGGGGTTGGCCGCGTTTTCCACGGATGCCAGCCGGGAGCGGGCCATGCCCTGGGCTGTGGTCCGGCCCCAGGGGCGGGCGCAGGTGGTGGAACTGCTGCGCTGGGCTGATGCGGAGCGGATGCCCGTGTATGGCCGGGCGCGCGGCACCGGGCGGGTGGGCGGCGCGGTACCGTCGCTGGGCGGGGTGGTGGTCTCCATGCTGCGCATGGCGGGCGAACCGGTGGTGGATGCGGACGATTTCGTGGCCGTGGTCCAGCCTGGGGTGATCACCGCCGATCTCCAGGCGGCGTGTGCGGCCAAGGGGCTTTTTTATCCGCCGGACCCGGCCAGCGTGCGTTTTTCGACCATAGGCGGCAATGTGGCCACCTGCGCGGGCGGGCTGCGCGCCGTCAAGTACGGGGTCACGCGCGACTGGGTGCTCGGGATCGAGGCCGTGCTGCCGGGCGGGCGCGTCCTGCGGGCGGGCGGGCGGTCGCACAAGGACGTGGTCGGGCTGGACCTGACCCGGCTTTTCGTGGGCAGCAACGGCAGGCTCGGCCTGATGACCGAGATCATTGTCAAACTCATTCCCCTGCCCGAGACCTCGGCCTCGGCGTTGGTGGGCTTTGCCGATCTGGCGTCCTCCCTGGCCGGGGCCGGGGCCGTGTTCCGCGCGGGCGTCCTGCCCTCGGCCTGCGAGTTCATGGACCAGGGCACGCTTGAGGCGGTGCGCATGGGACCGGGCGGGGATTGCATCCCCCTGGCGCAGGGCGCGCGGGCCGCGCTGCTCTTCAAGCTCGACGGCACCGGGCCGGGCGTGGCTGCCGAGATGGACAGGCTGATCGCGGCTCTGGCGCCCCTTGGTCCGGTGTCTGTGGAGGTGGGACGGGGCGAGGCCGAGGAGGCTGTCTGGGCTGTGCGCCGGTCCGTTTCTCCGGCGACCTTCAGGATCGCGCCGGACAAGCTGGCCGAGGACATCGCCGTGCCGCGCGGCCGTGTGGCCGAGGCCGTGGAGCGCGCCCGCAGGATCGGACAGGCCCACGGGTTGACCGTGCTCTGCTTCGGCCACCTGGGCGATGGCAACATCCATGTCAATATAATGCATGATCGGTCGCAGCCCGGCGTGGCGGATGCGGCGCACCGGGCCGCCGACGAGATTTTCCGGCTGGCCGTGGAGCTGGGCGGCACCATTTCCGGCGAGCACGGTACAGGCCTGACCAAGGCTTCGTTTGCCGACGAGCAGTTGGGCCGCGATGCAGTGGAACTGATGCGCGGCGTGCGCCGGGTCTTCGACCCCCATGAGATCATGAACCCCGGCAAGGGGTGGTAG
- a CDS encoding Crp/Fnr family transcriptional regulator, with the protein MNAYELLRQIPLLANLDDDAVQALAERARTRVYGPGERIVSQSDNIQAFFIVLSGHVKIFRSNEDGKEQILYLVQEGQPFCFCTAFTDRPYPVNVTALEKSQVATIPAADMEDMARREPLLLLKIMQTLAGRLLEAMNMVESLALHGTQERIAHFLMHAETCSASGPGESFRLPVSHRELAKIVGTTPETLSRVIQKFKRNKTIEANGKTIRILDRNALV; encoded by the coding sequence ATGAACGCTTACGAACTGCTGCGCCAGATTCCTCTCCTGGCGAATCTCGATGACGACGCCGTCCAGGCGTTGGCCGAGAGAGCCCGCACGCGGGTCTATGGTCCTGGCGAGCGGATCGTGAGCCAGTCCGACAATATCCAGGCGTTTTTCATCGTCCTTTCGGGTCACGTCAAAATTTTCAGAAGCAATGAGGATGGCAAGGAACAGATCCTGTATCTTGTGCAGGAAGGGCAGCCGTTCTGCTTTTGCACGGCGTTCACGGACAGGCCGTATCCGGTCAATGTCACCGCCCTGGAGAAGAGCCAAGTGGCCACCATCCCTGCCGCGGACATGGAAGATATGGCCCGCAGGGAGCCGCTGTTGCTGCTCAAGATCATGCAGACCCTGGCCGGGCGTCTGCTGGAGGCCATGAACATGGTGGAATCCCTGGCCCTGCATGGCACCCAGGAACGCATCGCCCATTTCCTCATGCACGCGGAAACCTGCTCGGCTTCAGGGCCGGGCGAATCCTTCCGCCTGCCGGTCTCCCACAGGGAACTGGCCAAGATCGTGGGAACAACGCCGGAAACCCTCTCCCGCGTCATTCAAAAATTCAAACGGAACAAGACAATAGAAGCCAACGGCAAAACCATCCGCATCCTCGACCGCAACGCGCTGGTGTAG
- the secA gene encoding preprotein translocase subunit SecA translates to MLKFLFGSKNDRYLKKLTPVIERVNALGPEMAALADSEFPTRIAQWKEQVAAGEKTLDDLLPECFALVREAGARAFDPPMRHFDVQLIGGCALHEGKIAEMKTGEGKTLVATLPVVLNALSGKGVHVITVNDYLARRDAEWMGQLYAFLGLSVGVIVHGIGEKERQEAYRADITYGTNNEFGFDYLRDNMKFYKETLVQRPLNYAIVDEVDSILIDEARTPLIISGPGEKSSGLYRRVDDIVPRLVKSSPTDPEDKDAVPDGDFVLDEKTKSITLTDAGVEKIEGLLGVDNLFDPQHIALQHHVLQAVKAHYCYHKDVEYIVKDDLVVLVDEFTGRLMPGRRLSDGLHQAIEAKEMVKVEAENQTLASITFQNYFRMYDKLAGMTGTADTEAVEFKQIYNLEVVVIPTHRPMVRKDFPDAIYKSQVQKYEAIAEDIADCHRRGQPTLVGTVSIEKSELLSNLLKKKKIPHNVLNAKQHEMEAEIVAEAGHAKKVTIATNMAGRGTDIKLGEGVCELGGLHIIGTERHESRRIDNQLRGRSGRQGDPGSSRFYLALDDDLMRLFGSDRLAGIMNKLGLEDGMAIENKMVSSAIEKSQTRVEAHHFEIRKQLLEYDDVMNQQREVVYSLRRELMMAPEVDNIAREYGIDLLEDILGPALEAKVAEQEMTDSVRARLEEVFNFERFAAWSEGGLPTREQAEAWVDEIFAYLRASTGNHYQEVLRYFLLDSLDRNWKEHLLNMDHLRDGIGLRGYGQKDPKQEYKREGFALFEELIYTLKETAMRAFSHLRIQAEVKDEEFQHEQTDQLEYTDSGSAGDKKKEPVKRAEPKISRNAVCPCGSGRKYKKCCGS, encoded by the coding sequence ATGCTCAAATTTCTCTTTGGTTCCAAGAATGACCGCTATCTGAAGAAACTCACTCCCGTCATCGAGCGGGTCAATGCCCTGGGGCCGGAGATGGCGGCCTTGGCCGACAGCGAGTTTCCGACCCGCATCGCGCAGTGGAAGGAGCAGGTGGCTGCCGGGGAAAAGACCCTGGACGACCTGCTGCCCGAGTGCTTCGCCCTGGTGCGCGAGGCCGGGGCGCGCGCCTTTGATCCGCCCATGCGCCATTTCGACGTGCAGCTTATCGGCGGCTGCGCGCTCCACGAGGGCAAGATCGCGGAGATGAAGACCGGCGAGGGTAAGACCCTGGTGGCGACCTTGCCCGTGGTCCTCAATGCCCTCTCTGGCAAGGGCGTGCACGTCATCACGGTCAACGACTACCTGGCCCGGCGTGACGCCGAGTGGATGGGCCAGCTCTATGCCTTCCTCGGCCTGAGCGTGGGCGTCATCGTCCACGGCATCGGCGAGAAGGAACGCCAGGAGGCCTACCGGGCCGACATCACCTACGGCACCAACAACGAGTTCGGCTTCGACTACCTGCGCGACAACATGAAATTCTACAAGGAGACGCTGGTGCAGCGTCCCCTCAACTACGCCATTGTGGACGAGGTGGACTCCATCCTCATCGACGAGGCGCGGACCCCGCTGATCATCTCCGGTCCGGGCGAGAAATCCTCGGGCCTCTACCGCCGCGTGGACGACATCGTGCCCCGGCTGGTCAAGTCGTCGCCCACGGACCCCGAAGACAAGGACGCCGTGCCCGACGGCGACTTTGTGCTGGACGAGAAGACCAAGTCCATCACCCTGACCGACGCGGGCGTGGAGAAGATCGAGGGGCTGCTCGGCGTGGACAACCTCTTTGACCCGCAGCATATCGCGCTGCAGCACCATGTGCTCCAGGCGGTCAAGGCACACTACTGCTACCACAAGGACGTCGAGTACATCGTCAAGGACGATCTGGTGGTCCTGGTGGACGAGTTCACGGGCCGCCTCATGCCGGGCCGCCGCCTGTCCGACGGGCTGCATCAGGCCATTGAGGCCAAGGAGATGGTCAAGGTCGAGGCCGAGAACCAGACCCTGGCCTCCATCACCTTCCAGAACTATTTCCGCATGTACGACAAGCTGGCGGGCATGACCGGCACGGCAGACACCGAGGCCGTGGAGTTCAAGCAGATCTACAACCTTGAGGTGGTGGTCATCCCCACCCACCGACCCATGGTGCGCAAGGATTTTCCCGACGCCATCTACAAGAGCCAGGTCCAGAAGTACGAGGCCATCGCCGAGGACATTGCCGACTGCCACAGGCGCGGCCAGCCCACCCTGGTGGGCACCGTGTCCATCGAGAAGTCCGAGCTGCTTTCGAACCTGCTCAAGAAAAAGAAGATTCCCCACAACGTGCTCAACGCCAAGCAGCACGAGATGGAGGCCGAGATCGTGGCCGAGGCGGGCCACGCCAAGAAGGTGACCATCGCCACCAACATGGCTGGTCGCGGCACGGACATCAAGCTGGGCGAGGGCGTGTGCGAGCTGGGCGGCCTGCACATCATCGGCACCGAGCGCCACGAGTCGCGGCGCATCGACAACCAGCTGCGGGGCCGCTCTGGCCGTCAGGGCGATCCGGGGTCGTCGCGCTTCTACCTCGCCCTGGACGACGACCTGATGCGCCTCTTCGGGTCCGATCGCCTGGCCGGGATCATGAACAAGCTCGGCCTGGAAGACGGCATGGCCATCGAGAACAAGATGGTCTCGAGCGCCATCGAGAAATCCCAGACCAGGGTCGAGGCCCATCATTTCGAGATACGCAAGCAGCTGCTGGAATACGACGATGTCATGAACCAGCAGCGCGAGGTGGTCTATTCCCTGCGTCGCGAGCTGATGATGGCCCCCGAGGTGGACAACATCGCGCGCGAATACGGCATCGATCTGCTGGAGGATATCCTGGGGCCCGCCCTGGAGGCCAAGGTGGCGGAACAGGAGATGACCGACTCGGTGCGTGCCCGGCTTGAAGAGGTCTTCAACTTCGAGCGGTTCGCGGCCTGGAGCGAAGGCGGGCTGCCCACGCGCGAGCAGGCCGAGGCCTGGGTGGACGAGATATTCGCCTACCTGCGCGCCTCCACGGGCAACCACTATCAGGAAGTCCTGCGCTATTTCCTGCTCGACTCGCTCGACCGCAACTGGAAGGAGCACCTGCTGAACATGGACCACCTGCGCGACGGCATAGGCCTGCGCGGCTACGGCCAGAAGGACCCCAAGCAGGAGTACAAGCGCGAGGGCTTTGCCCTGTTCGAGGAGCTTATCTACACCCTCAAGGAGACCGCCATGCGTGCCTTCTCCCACCTGCGCATCCAGGCCGAGGTCAAGGACGAGGAGTTCCAGCACGAGCAGACGGACCAGCTCGAATATACCGACTCCGGCTCTGCCGGGGACAAGAAGAAGGAGCCGGTCAAGCGCGCCGAGCCCAAGATATCCAGAAACGCCGTCTGCCCCTGCGGGTCGGGACGCAAGTACAAGAAGTGCTGCGGCTCATAG